A genome region from Vibrio tapetis subsp. tapetis includes the following:
- the cysS gene encoding cysteine--tRNA ligase — protein sequence MLKIYNTLTRQKEEFKPITAGKVGMYVCGVTIYDLCHIGHGRTFVSFDVVSRYLRYLGYDLTFVRNITDIDDKIIKRAAENGESCDELTERLIGEMYSDFDALNMKRPDIEPRATEYIQEIIALVQRLIERGFAYVADNGDVMFEVKKYDEYGKLSGQDLEQLQAGSRVSIEVTKRSPLDFVLWKMSKPGEPTWESPWGPGRPGWHIECSAMNSSILGDHFDIHGGGSDLQFPHHENEIAQSCCAHGTQYVNTWMHSGMVMIDKEKMSKSLNNFFTIRDVLQHYDSETVRYFLMSGHYRSQLNYSEDNLNQARSALERLYTSLRGLDLSASPAGGEEYVTRYSDAMNDDFNTPEAYSVLFDMAREVNRLKGENLDKASALGALMRELADVIGILHQEPEAFLKGGASGEGNDDEVAEIEALIKLRNDSRASKDWANADMARNKLTEMGIVLEDGAQGTTWRRK from the coding sequence ATGTTAAAGATATATAACACACTCACACGACAGAAAGAGGAATTCAAACCCATTACAGCTGGCAAAGTCGGCATGTATGTTTGTGGAGTAACCATTTACGATCTCTGTCATATTGGTCACGGTCGTACATTCGTTTCATTCGATGTGGTCTCTCGTTACCTTCGTTACTTAGGTTATGACCTTACGTTCGTGCGTAACATTACCGACATCGACGACAAAATCATCAAGCGTGCTGCTGAGAATGGCGAGAGCTGCGATGAGCTAACTGAGCGCCTGATTGGCGAGATGTACTCTGATTTTGATGCGTTAAATATGAAGCGCCCAGATATAGAGCCTCGTGCCACTGAGTATATTCAAGAAATCATTGCTTTAGTTCAGCGCTTAATTGAACGTGGCTTTGCCTACGTTGCTGATAACGGCGACGTGATGTTTGAGGTGAAGAAATATGATGAATACGGCAAGCTATCGGGTCAAGACCTAGAGCAGCTTCAAGCCGGATCTCGCGTAAGCATTGAAGTGACTAAACGCAGCCCGTTAGATTTCGTTTTATGGAAAATGTCTAAGCCGGGTGAACCCACTTGGGAATCTCCTTGGGGCCCAGGTCGTCCAGGGTGGCACATTGAGTGTTCAGCAATGAACTCTTCAATTTTAGGCGATCACTTTGATATTCACGGTGGCGGTTCCGATTTGCAGTTCCCACACCATGAAAATGAAATTGCTCAGTCATGCTGTGCCCATGGTACCCAGTATGTAAATACTTGGATGCACAGTGGAATGGTGATGATCGACAAAGAAAAAATGTCTAAATCACTCAATAACTTCTTCACTATCCGTGATGTACTGCAACACTACGATTCAGAAACGGTTCGTTATTTCTTGATGTCGGGACATTACCGCAGCCAATTGAACTACAGCGAAGACAACCTAAACCAAGCTCGTTCAGCCTTAGAGCGCCTATACACCTCTTTACGTGGCTTGGATTTATCGGCGTCTCCTGCTGGTGGTGAAGAGTATGTGACGCGTTACAGCGACGCGATGAACGACGACTTCAATACACCAGAAGCCTATTCAGTGTTATTTGATATGGCTCGTGAAGTGAACCGCTTGAAAGGTGAAAACCTAGATAAAGCTTCAGCACTTGGCGCATTGATGCGTGAACTTGCAGACGTTATCGGTATTTTGCATCAAGAACCTGAAGCCTTCCTTAAAGGTGGTGCGTCAGGCGAAGGTAATGACGATGAAGTCGCAGAGATTGAAGCACTTATTAAGTTGCGTAATGATTCTCGTGCATCAAAAGACTGGGCAAATGCCGACATGGCGCGTAACAAGTTAACGGAAATGGGCATCGTTTTAGAAGACGGAGCGCAAGGTACTACTTGGCGTCGTAAGTAA
- a CDS encoding peptidylprolyl isomerase, which produces MIILHTNFGDIKIQLNTTDAPATSANFLQYCRDGFYDNTLFHRVIDGFMVQGGGMTSGLKEKETRATIKNEANNGLSNKVGTLAMARTMEPHSASSQFFINVSNNTFLDFKSESLDGWGYCVFAEVVEGMDIVNKIKDVATGSMGMHQDVPLEEVLITGTTIEE; this is translated from the coding sequence ATGATCATCCTTCACACTAACTTTGGTGATATCAAAATTCAGCTGAACACAACTGATGCACCAGCAACCAGTGCTAACTTCCTTCAGTACTGCCGTGATGGTTTTTATGACAACACACTTTTCCACCGTGTAATCGATGGTTTCATGGTTCAAGGCGGCGGCATGACTTCTGGCCTTAAAGAAAAAGAAACTCGCGCGACAATCAAGAACGAAGCAAACAACGGCCTAAGCAATAAAGTAGGTACGTTGGCAATGGCTCGTACGATGGAACCGCATTCAGCTAGCTCTCAGTTTTTCATTAACGTTAGCAACAACACTTTCCTAGACTTTAAATCAGAAAGCCTAGATGGTTGGGGTTACTGTGTTTTTGCTGAAGTCGTTGAAGGCATGGACATTGTTAACAAAATCAAAGATGTTGCAACAGGTTCTATGGGTATGCACCAAGATGTACCACTAGAAGAAGTGCTTATCACTGGCACGACTATCGAAGAGTAA
- a CDS encoding ATP-dependent zinc protease produces the protein MLKKFTAIAIIAALSGCTLIDGEKYSQTTLEAINQSEQNIQTKLDSFPVEIDQQNNKIDALNEELVKLHGEVVHLRKTQAKHFTLITPEKPKVSPAVTSAPPSQPVVLGAIEKVKIDTIKQQFDARVDTGATTSSINAIDIQEFERNGKTWVKFHIKDDSTAADEMHWIESPVVRYVKIRQATNTDGERRIVVELWVQLGDVHEKAQFTLADRSQMSHPILLGREFIQDIALVDVSKQYLQTKTK, from the coding sequence ATGCTCAAAAAATTCACTGCAATTGCCATTATTGCTGCCCTATCAGGGTGTACACTGATCGACGGCGAAAAATACAGCCAAACGACACTCGAAGCAATTAATCAATCAGAGCAAAACATACAAACGAAACTGGATAGCTTTCCCGTTGAAATAGATCAGCAGAACAATAAAATTGATGCGCTAAATGAAGAACTAGTGAAATTACACGGTGAGGTAGTTCATTTGCGTAAAACGCAAGCTAAGCATTTCACACTCATCACTCCAGAAAAACCAAAAGTTTCCCCGGCCGTTACCAGCGCCCCTCCCTCTCAGCCAGTTGTACTCGGCGCAATTGAAAAAGTAAAAATTGATACGATTAAGCAACAGTTTGACGCGAGAGTTGATACCGGCGCCACAACTTCTTCAATTAATGCCATTGATATTCAAGAATTTGAGCGAAATGGAAAAACTTGGGTTAAATTTCATATAAAAGATGATTCTACGGCAGCAGATGAAATGCACTGGATTGAATCGCCTGTCGTGCGCTACGTGAAAATTCGTCAAGCGACTAACACTGATGGCGAACGTAGAATTGTGGTAGAGCTCTGGGTACAACTTGGTGATGTACACGAGAAAGCTCAGTTCACTTTGGCCGACCGCTCACAAATGAGCCATCCTATTTTGCTAGGTAGAGAGTTCATACAAGATATCGCGTTAGTTGATGTAAGCAAACAATACCTACAAACTAAAACTAAATAA
- the aspS gene encoding aspartate--tRNA ligase yields the protein MRTHYCGHLNKSLAGQTVELCGWVNRRRDLGGLIFIDMRDREGIVQVVVDPDMKDVFAEANQLRNEFCIKLTGEVRLRPESQINKDMATGEVELIATGLEIINRSEALPLDFNQTNSEEQRLKYRYIDLRRPEMSDRIKLRAKASSFVRRFLDGNDFLDIETPVLTKATPEGARDYLVPSRVHKGSFYALPQSPQLFKQLLMMSGFDRYYQIVKCFRDEDLRADRQPEFTQIDIETSFMSAEQVRGVTEKMIREMWQELLSVDLGEFPIMPFSEAIRRFGSDKPDLRNPLELVDVADLVKDVEFKVFAGPANDEKGRVAVIRVPGGAKLTRKQIDGYGAFVGIYGAKGLAWMKVNDRAAGMEGIQSPVAKFLSEDVINGILDRTQAESGDIILFGADKANIVSEALGALRLKLGEDLELTNKEAWAPLWVVDFPMFEEDGEGNLHAMHHPFTSPLGVNAAELAANPAAANSNAYDMVINGYEVGGGSVRIHNAEMQSTVFNILGIEEKEQQEKFGFLLDALKYGTPPHAGLAFGLDRLAMLLCGTDNIRDVIAFPKTTAASCLLTNAPSVANPASLEELAVAVVAKEKEADA from the coding sequence ATGCGTACCCATTATTGTGGTCACCTGAACAAGTCCCTTGCAGGACAAACTGTAGAATTGTGCGGCTGGGTTAACCGTCGCCGTGATTTAGGCGGTCTTATCTTCATTGATATGCGAGATCGTGAAGGCATCGTTCAGGTTGTCGTCGACCCAGATATGAAAGATGTATTTGCGGAAGCGAACCAGTTACGTAATGAATTTTGCATCAAGCTAACGGGTGAAGTACGCCTTCGTCCAGAAAGCCAAATCAATAAAGATATGGCAACAGGCGAAGTTGAGCTGATCGCAACGGGTCTTGAAATCATTAACCGCTCTGAAGCACTGCCGTTAGATTTCAACCAAACAAACAGTGAAGAGCAGCGTCTTAAGTACCGTTACATTGACTTACGCCGCCCTGAAATGAGCGATCGTATTAAGCTTCGCGCGAAAGCATCAAGCTTTGTCCGTCGTTTTCTAGATGGCAACGATTTCCTAGACATCGAAACGCCAGTACTGACCAAAGCAACACCAGAAGGCGCTCGTGATTACCTAGTACCAAGCCGCGTACATAAAGGCAGCTTCTACGCTTTGCCTCAATCACCTCAGTTGTTCAAGCAACTGCTGATGATGTCTGGTTTTGACCGCTACTACCAAATCGTTAAATGTTTCCGTGATGAAGATTTACGTGCTGACCGTCAGCCTGAATTTACTCAAATCGATATCGAAACTTCTTTCATGTCAGCTGAACAAGTTCGTGGCGTGACAGAAAAAATGATCCGCGAAATGTGGCAAGAGCTGCTTAGCGTTGATTTGGGTGAATTCCCAATCATGCCTTTCTCTGAAGCGATTCGTCGTTTCGGCAGCGATAAGCCGGATCTACGTAACCCATTAGAGTTGGTTGACGTAGCGGATCTTGTTAAAGACGTTGAGTTTAAAGTATTTGCAGGCCCAGCTAACGATGAAAAAGGCCGCGTAGCGGTTATTCGTGTACCGGGTGGCGCTAAACTGACGCGTAAGCAAATCGATGGCTACGGCGCATTTGTTGGCATTTACGGCGCGAAAGGGTTGGCATGGATGAAAGTAAACGACCGTGCTGCTGGCATGGAAGGCATTCAATCTCCAGTTGCTAAATTCCTAAGTGAAGACGTAATCAACGGTATTCTTGATCGTACTCAAGCAGAAAGTGGCGACATCATTTTGTTTGGTGCTGATAAAGCAAACATCGTATCCGAAGCTCTGGGTGCACTTCGTCTGAAACTTGGCGAAGATTTAGAGCTAACCAACAAAGAAGCATGGGCCCCACTTTGGGTTGTTGACTTCCCAATGTTCGAAGAAGATGGCGAAGGTAACCTGCACGCAATGCACCACCCATTTACTTCACCACTAGGTGTTAATGCGGCTGAATTGGCAGCAAACCCAGCAGCAGCTAACTCGAATGCTTACGATATGGTGATCAACGGCTACGAAGTGGGTGGCGGCTCTGTTCGTATCCACAATGCTGAGATGCAAAGCACCGTGTTCAATATTCTGGGCATTGAAGAAAAAGAGCAGCAAGAGAAGTTCGGCTTCTTATTGGATGCACTTAAATACGGAACACCACCGCACGCCGGCCTTGCTTTCGGTCTAGACCGTTTGGCTATGCTACTTTGTGGTACTGATAACATCCGTGACGTTATCGCATTCCCTAAAACAACGGCAGCATCTTGCTTGCTAACCAATGCACCAAGTGTTGCCAACCCTGCCTCTTTAGAAGAGCTAGCGGTAGCGGTTGTTGCTAAAGAAAAAGAAGCAGACGCTTAG
- the ruvC gene encoding crossover junction endodeoxyribonuclease RuvC, which translates to MSIILGIDPGSRITGYGVIRQQGRHLHYLGSGCIRTSHDDLPSRLKQIFAGVSEIITQFQPDVFAIEQVFMSKNADSALKLGQARGAAIVAAVNADLPVHEYAARLIKQAVTGTGGADKSQVQHMVMNMLKLPGKPQADAADALGVAICHANTNKTLVALAGKATGAKKGRYR; encoded by the coding sequence ATGTCGATAATCCTCGGTATTGACCCAGGTTCACGTATCACAGGTTATGGCGTTATTCGTCAACAAGGCCGTCACTTACACTACTTAGGCAGTGGTTGTATTCGTACTTCTCACGACGATTTACCTAGCCGTTTGAAACAAATATTTGCCGGTGTCTCTGAAATCATTACTCAGTTTCAGCCAGACGTATTTGCGATTGAGCAGGTGTTTATGTCAAAAAATGCCGATTCAGCTTTAAAGTTGGGGCAGGCCCGTGGTGCAGCGATCGTTGCTGCGGTTAATGCTGATCTTCCTGTTCATGAGTATGCAGCAAGGCTTATCAAGCAAGCGGTAACAGGTACGGGCGGAGCAGATAAAAGCCAAGTGCAGCACATGGTAATGAACATGTTGAAGCTTCCTGGGAAACCACAAGCCGACGCCGCCGATGCGCTTGGTGTGGCTATCTGTCATGCCAATACCAATAAAACACTTGTTGCGCTAGCCGGTAAAGCAACTGGAGCTAAAAAAGGGCGATATAGGTGA
- the lpxH gene encoding UDP-2,3-diacylglucosamine diphosphatase: MTTLFISDLHLSPTRPDITQSFFQFLDQKARFANKLYVLGDLFDFWLGDDDNSDFASSIRQAFKQLTDSGVQCYFQHGNRDFLVGKRFARETGVQLLPEECKIDLYGSSAILLHGDTLCTDDIKYQEFRTKVHQPWLQRTFKCIPLFFRKKIVSNIQGQTRTDKNTKSLDIMDVNKTEVVRVMEKHDTNLMIHGHTHREATHQVLLTDNTQGTRIVLGDWDNCAFVLIVDQSGFKIEKLPFKQ; encoded by the coding sequence ATGACGACATTATTTATTTCAGATCTTCACTTATCCCCTACTCGCCCTGATATTACCCAGAGCTTCTTTCAATTTCTCGACCAAAAAGCGCGGTTTGCCAACAAGCTCTATGTATTAGGCGACCTGTTTGATTTTTGGTTAGGAGACGACGACAACTCTGACTTTGCATCCAGCATCAGACAAGCCTTTAAACAACTCACAGATTCTGGCGTACAGTGCTATTTTCAACACGGTAATCGAGACTTTCTGGTCGGCAAGCGATTTGCTCGTGAGACGGGCGTCCAACTTTTACCTGAAGAGTGCAAAATTGATCTCTACGGCTCCTCTGCTATCCTTCTACATGGAGATACTCTATGTACAGATGATATCAAATATCAAGAGTTTCGCACTAAGGTTCATCAACCGTGGTTACAGCGAACATTTAAATGCATCCCCCTGTTTTTTAGAAAGAAAATAGTAAGCAATATTCAAGGACAAACTCGCACCGATAAAAACACAAAGTCTCTCGACATTATGGATGTGAACAAGACTGAAGTGGTTCGAGTGATGGAAAAACATGACACTAACCTAATGATCCATGGCCACACACACCGTGAGGCAACACATCAGGTACTGCTTACTGATAACACGCAAGGGACGCGAATTGTTCTTGGTGATTGGGACAACTGCGCCTTCGTCCTTATCGTTGATCAGTCTGGGTTTAAAATTGAAAAGTTACCTTTTAAACAATAA
- the cmoB gene encoding tRNA 5-methoxyuridine(34)/uridine 5-oxyacetic acid(34) synthase CmoB: protein MFNFANFYQLISQDDQLQPWLNTLPQQLTDWQNAEHGDFDRWLRALKKIPEGSPDNIELKDSVTLSNHTPIHSGEQKKLENLLKTFHPWRKGPYHLHDIHIDTEWRSDWKWDRVLPHISPLKNRSVLDVGCGNGYHMWRMLGEEARLCVGIDPSHLFLIQFEAVRKLMGNDQRAHLLPLGIEQLPELKAFDTVFSMGVLYHRRSPLDHLIQLKNQLVSGGELVLETLVIEGDENTVLVPMDRYAQMRNVYFFPSAKALKVWLETCGFVDVNIVDENVTTIGEQRTTEWMTHNSLPNYLDPNDPSKTVEGHPAPRRAILVAKKP from the coding sequence ATGTTCAATTTTGCTAATTTTTATCAATTGATTTCCCAAGACGACCAACTTCAACCTTGGCTGAATACGCTTCCACAACAGCTAACGGATTGGCAAAACGCAGAACATGGTGATTTCGATCGCTGGTTAAGAGCGCTTAAGAAAATTCCTGAAGGCAGCCCAGATAACATCGAATTGAAGGACTCGGTAACACTCTCGAATCACACTCCAATTCATTCTGGCGAACAAAAAAAGTTAGAAAACTTATTAAAAACGTTCCACCCTTGGCGTAAAGGCCCTTATCACTTACACGACATCCACATAGACACTGAGTGGCGCTCGGACTGGAAATGGGATCGAGTGCTTCCACACATCTCACCACTGAAGAACCGTTCAGTTTTGGATGTTGGCTGCGGTAATGGCTATCACATGTGGCGTATGCTTGGTGAAGAAGCACGCCTATGTGTTGGCATCGATCCTTCGCATCTATTCCTGATTCAGTTTGAAGCGGTCCGTAAATTAATGGGCAACGACCAACGTGCGCACTTATTGCCATTAGGCATTGAGCAACTGCCTGAACTAAAAGCCTTTGATACTGTCTTTAGTATGGGTGTGCTATACCATCGCCGTTCGCCGCTGGATCATCTCATTCAGCTTAAAAATCAATTGGTTTCTGGTGGTGAATTGGTGCTTGAAACTTTGGTTATTGAAGGGGATGAAAATACGGTTTTAGTTCCAATGGATCGCTATGCGCAAATGCGTAATGTCTATTTCTTTCCTTCGGCTAAAGCTCTGAAGGTGTGGTTAGAAACTTGTGGCTTCGTTGATGTGAACATTGTCGATGAAAATGTAACCACCATAGGTGAACAACGCACCACAGAATGGATGACCCACAACTCGCTGCCAAACTACTTAGATCCTAACGATCCAAGTAAAACCGTTGAAGGTCACCCTGCCCCAAGAAGAGCTATTTTGGTTGCAAAAAAACCGTAA
- a CDS encoding alpha-L-glutamate ligase-like protein, whose product MFGSFTSPSKLKTKGIMGMNQRNHSYIGRYNDRSKYPLVDDKLKTKIIAEKAGATVPALIGVISHQAAVRTIHKMVENWPGFVIKPAQGSGGKGILVIVSHKNGEYTKPSGAVINKEDVERHISNALAGLFSLGGKNDVAVVENLIKFDDCFEGFSYEGVPDVRIIVFKGYPVMAMMRLSTSASDGKANLHQGAVGVGIDMATGKAVRAVQFDQPITHHPDTDKELALLQVPHWERLLVLASSAWEMTGLGYMGTDMVLDKEEGPMVLELNARPGLAIQIANGAGLLPRLRHIENLGEMAEYPRPAERVAYAAKQFGHADDKG is encoded by the coding sequence ATGTTTGGGTCATTTACTTCCCCATCTAAGCTAAAGACCAAAGGCATAATGGGGATGAATCAACGAAACCACAGTTACATTGGGCGATACAACGATCGCTCAAAGTACCCTTTGGTCGATGATAAGCTAAAAACGAAAATCATCGCAGAAAAAGCAGGCGCGACGGTTCCTGCCCTGATTGGCGTTATCAGCCATCAAGCTGCCGTAAGAACCATTCATAAGATGGTTGAGAACTGGCCAGGATTTGTGATAAAGCCTGCACAAGGTAGTGGTGGTAAGGGTATTTTGGTTATTGTTTCGCATAAAAATGGCGAATATACCAAGCCCTCTGGTGCTGTCATCAATAAAGAAGACGTAGAACGCCATATTAGTAACGCTCTCGCTGGCCTGTTTTCTCTTGGCGGTAAAAACGACGTCGCCGTTGTAGAAAACCTGATTAAGTTTGACGACTGTTTTGAAGGTTTCAGTTACGAAGGGGTGCCAGATGTACGAATTATCGTATTTAAGGGCTACCCTGTCATGGCGATGATGCGCCTTTCAACGTCTGCCTCTGATGGTAAAGCGAATCTACACCAAGGCGCAGTAGGCGTAGGAATTGACATGGCGACGGGCAAAGCGGTACGTGCCGTTCAGTTTGATCAGCCCATCACACACCACCCAGATACCGACAAAGAGCTCGCACTTTTGCAAGTTCCTCACTGGGAGCGACTACTCGTGCTTGCATCCAGCGCATGGGAAATGACTGGTTTGGGTTATATGGGCACGGATATGGTGCTTGATAAAGAAGAAGGCCCAATGGTACTTGAGCTTAATGCTCGCCCAGGCTTGGCTATTCAGATAGCTAACGGTGCAGGTTTACTGCCTCGCCTTCGTCATATCGAGAACCTAGGCGAAATGGCAGAGTACCCAAGGCCCGCTGAACGAGTGGCCTATGCCGCGAAACAGTTTGGTCACGCAGATGATAAAGGCTAA
- a CDS encoding thymidine kinase, protein MAQMYFYYSAMNAGKSTTLLQSSFNYKERGMNPVIFTAALDDRYGIGKVSSRIGLQSEAQLFRKESNLFDEIKAINEQEKRHCILIDECQFLSKEQVYQLTEVVDKLHIPVLCYGLRTDFLGELFEGSKYLLSWADKLVELKTICHCGRKANMVIRTDEEGNPIAEGDQVAIGGNDQYVSVCRQHYKEALGK, encoded by the coding sequence TTGGCACAGATGTATTTTTATTACTCAGCGATGAACGCGGGTAAGTCGACGACCTTACTGCAGTCTTCGTTTAACTATAAAGAGCGCGGAATGAATCCGGTGATCTTTACTGCAGCACTCGATGATCGTTATGGTATTGGTAAAGTAAGTTCACGAATTGGCCTACAATCTGAGGCGCAGTTATTTAGAAAAGAATCAAATCTGTTTGATGAAATCAAAGCGATTAATGAACAAGAAAAGCGTCATTGTATTTTGATTGATGAATGTCAGTTCTTATCTAAAGAACAAGTTTATCAACTGACAGAGGTTGTTGATAAGCTCCATATTCCTGTTCTTTGTTATGGTTTACGTACCGATTTTCTCGGTGAGCTTTTTGAAGGCAGTAAATACTTGCTATCTTGGGCGGATAAATTAGTTGAGCTCAAAACGATTTGTCATTGTGGTCGTAAAGCCAACATGGTGATCCGTACTGATGAAGAAGGTAACCCGATTGCAGAAGGTGACCAAGTGGCTATTGGTGGTAATGACCAATATGTATCAGTATGCCGTCAGCACTACAAAGAAGCGCTAGGCAAATAA
- the cmoA gene encoding carboxy-S-adenosyl-L-methionine synthase CmoA: MSNKDTIFSAPINKIGDFTFDERVAEVFPDMIQRSVPGYSNIISAIGMLAERFAKPHSKVYDLGCSLGAATLSMRRHIEQEGCEIIAVDNSAAMVERCKLHINAYRSETPVTVVEADIRNIEIEDASVVVLNFTLQFLSPEDRVTLLKKIHAGLRTGGILILSEKYVFEDETANELLIDLHHDFKRANGYSELEISQKRSAIENVMRPDSIQSHKARFEEIGFSSNEVWFQCFNFGSMFAIK; this comes from the coding sequence ATGAGCAATAAAGACACTATCTTTTCAGCTCCCATCAATAAAATCGGTGATTTCACATTCGATGAGCGCGTAGCGGAAGTTTTTCCCGATATGATTCAACGATCGGTACCCGGTTACAGCAACATCATCTCGGCTATCGGCATGTTGGCAGAACGTTTTGCAAAACCGCATTCAAAAGTGTATGACCTAGGCTGTTCATTAGGCGCTGCAACACTTTCTATGCGCCGCCATATTGAGCAAGAAGGCTGCGAGATCATTGCAGTCGACAATTCAGCGGCCATGGTCGAACGTTGTAAACTTCATATTAATGCCTATCGTTCAGAAACTCCGGTCACCGTGGTTGAAGCCGATATTAGAAATATTGAAATAGAAGATGCCTCCGTTGTGGTGTTAAATTTCACTTTGCAGTTTTTGTCTCCTGAAGATCGCGTCACGCTACTTAAAAAAATTCATGCGGGTTTGCGTACCGGCGGCATTTTGATTTTATCTGAGAAATACGTATTCGAAGATGAAACAGCGAATGAGCTCTTGATCGACCTGCACCATGACTTTAAGCGTGCTAATGGCTACAGCGAGCTAGAAATAAGCCAAAAACGCAGTGCGATTGAAAACGTCATGCGTCCGGATTCTATTCAGTCTCACAAAGCGCGCTTTGAAGAGATTGGCTTTTCCAGTAATGAAGTCTGGTTCCAATGCTTTAACTTCGGCTCTATGTTCGCCATAAAATAG
- a CDS encoding inactive transglutaminase family protein codes for MTSKVPFYFLVAFLLIAGSALSLLRHTDYGVPLTPGETRQIWDIEARVEFNALDKPVKASLAAPGTQTGYTLINESASSPGYGIAYTATDAGRRAEWTIRHASGPQTIYYKTQFLVDDQAKVDSIPPSDDPIEKPIFDGPQDAAAQSVLAQATQRSADNATLARELIKQLNDKDSQNASLLLNNNDKVLITSKLLSYAAIPNKLVGVVQLEDGRRRQNIMPMIEVWDGKEWELFDVNQSEQVKQNNLLVWDESNVSLLDVVGGKNSQVHFSMILQDVTPQQATAQKVEADSLLNFSIHSLPLAEQSMFKTIMLIPIGALIVVFLRVIIGLKTSGTFMPVLIAVAFVQTTLLTGIVGFLLIVGTGLIIRGYLSKLNLLLVARISAVIITVIMIIAVFTIVSFNIGLNEGLTITFFPMIILSWTVERMSILWEEEGGKEVFLQGGGSLLTAILVYLAMTNPYVQHLTFNFIGLQLIILAVIMLLGTYTGYRLTELRRFKPLSED; via the coding sequence ATGACGTCTAAAGTTCCATTTTACTTCTTAGTTGCCTTTCTGCTTATTGCAGGCAGTGCACTAAGTCTATTACGCCACACGGATTATGGCGTACCTTTAACCCCAGGTGAAACACGTCAAATTTGGGATATTGAAGCTCGTGTCGAATTCAATGCACTCGATAAGCCAGTTAAAGCGTCTCTTGCCGCGCCTGGCACACAAACCGGTTACACCCTAATTAATGAAAGTGCATCTTCTCCAGGTTATGGTATCGCTTATACAGCAACCGATGCCGGCCGACGTGCTGAGTGGACAATTCGTCATGCTAGTGGCCCTCAAACTATTTACTATAAAACTCAGTTTTTAGTTGATGACCAAGCCAAAGTTGACTCCATTCCACCAAGCGATGATCCCATTGAAAAACCTATTTTTGATGGCCCACAAGACGCTGCTGCTCAATCTGTTTTGGCTCAGGCGACTCAACGCAGTGCCGACAACGCCACTTTGGCTCGTGAGCTGATTAAACAACTCAACGACAAAGATAGCCAAAACGCTTCGCTATTATTGAATAATAACGACAAAGTACTGATCACCTCTAAGCTTCTAAGCTATGCAGCCATTCCGAACAAACTGGTGGGTGTCGTTCAACTAGAAGATGGACGCCGTCGCCAAAATATCATGCCAATGATCGAAGTGTGGGATGGTAAAGAATGGGAATTATTCGATGTAAATCAAAGTGAACAAGTTAAACAAAACAACTTGCTCGTCTGGGATGAATCTAACGTTTCTCTACTCGATGTTGTTGGCGGAAAAAATAGCCAAGTCCATTTTTCCATGATCTTACAAGATGTGACCCCACAGCAAGCAACGGCTCAAAAAGTCGAAGCCGATAGCTTATTGAACTTTTCAATTCATAGTTTGCCTCTTGCCGAACAATCCATGTTCAAAACCATCATGCTCATCCCTATTGGTGCACTTATCGTTGTGTTCTTACGGGTAATCATCGGTTTGAAAACATCAGGCACATTCATGCCAGTCTTGATTGCCGTTGCATTTGTTCAAACTACATTGCTCACAGGTATCGTTGGCTTCCTTCTCATTGTTGGTACCGGTCTCATTATTCGTGGGTATTTATCTAAGCTAAACCTCTTGTTGGTTGCACGGATATCCGCCGTAATCATAACGGTAATTATGATTATCGCGGTCTTCACCATTGTTTCATTCAATATTGGATTAAATGAAGGACTTACCATTACTTTCTTCCCAATGATCATCTTGTCTTGGACGGTAGAACGTATGTCTATTCTATGGGAAGAAGAAGGCGGTAAAGAAGTATTCCTGCAAGGTGGTGGTTCATTGCTAACCGCTATACTGGTATATCTTGCAATGACTAACCCGTATGTTCAGCACCTAACGTTTAACTTTATCGGCCTACAGCTAATTATTCTTGCGGTTATCATGCTGCTTGGTACTTACACGGGATATCGTCTAACGGAACTTCGTCGTTTTAAACCATTATCTGAGGATTAG